In Pseudoalteromonas tetraodonis, the genomic window CTCTTACTAGCATATACATTTTTGCCCCTTGGCAGTTTGCTTTATATTACTTTCACCCACTGCCCGCTAATGTTCAAGCACAAACACAAGAGGCTATTGAACAAGGAGTCGATGGCATTATTGTGTATATTCATAAACAAGGACTGCAACCTGAATATTTTACAAATGGTTGGCATAATAGAGAGCACAAAATACCCGCTTACCCTAGTGCACTTTTTAAAATTGGCAGCATTCGAAAGTTATATGATGCAGCAGCTTTAACTAAACTTTCAGCCGCTGGACGTATTGATGTAGATAAAACACTGGCTGATTATCTTCCATCGTTAATTGGACGCATTGAAAACGCAGATAAAATAACACTACGAATGATGGTAAAACACAAAAGTGGCATACCCAATTACACAGACACTGATAATTTCGATTGGTCAATCACCTACCCTGACCCACTTGCATTAGTACTCGATAAACCCGCTGATTTTAGCCCTGATGCTGACTATGGCTATTCTAATACCAATTATTTGTTGCTGCGAAAAATTATGTCTAACGTGCTGGGTTATGATCATAACCAATATATTAAAGATGAAATTTTAACGCCTCTGGGCCTAACGCATACGTTTTCATCTGTACATGAAATCAATTTAGTAGATTTGATGAGTGGTTACTACGTAGGTTATGAGAATGATTTTAAAGCACTCGATCAAGGCTATGTGGCAACCGCACAAGATGTAGGCGACTTTATTTTTGCTTTAAACAAAGGCACTTTTTTCGACGAACAAGAGCAAGCTTTGTATGCATCACTTTATAAGTATGAACACACAGGTTGGGTATTAGGGTATTCAAGCATTGCTCGTTATTATAAAGATATCGATACAGTCGTTGTGCAGTTTATAAATACTAATGGCGATGATACTGTGATGCTCACAGAAATAATTTATAATCGGATTATTGATATTTTAACTGCGCAGCAATAGTATTTAAAACTAGCTGCGTTATAAAAATTTATATGAATTTTAAAGAGGATTTAAATGCGTTTACTACACACCATGTTACGGGTTGCAGATCTAGATAAATCAATTGCGTTTTATACTCAAGTACTTGGTATGAAAGAGTTACGCCGTGCTGATAACGAAGAGTACCGCTATACCCTCGCCTTTGTAGGCTACGGTGATGAAACTGACACAACAGTGCTTGAACTGACCTATAACTGGGATACCGACAGCTATGATTTAGGCAATGCCTATGGTCATATCGCGATTGAGTTTGATGATATCTATAAAGCCTGTGCTGATATCAAGGCCGCTGGCGGTAACGTAAGCCGTGAACCAGGTCCAGTAAAGGGTGGCACAACAGAAATAGCGTTTGTAAAAGATCCAGATGGCTACTCAATTGAACTTATTCAGAAAAAAGAAAATATGAATAAATTTTAGTAAATATATTTAATAGGTTTACTAAGCGGCTTTTTAATTATTTAAGCTTAACTCTGATACAATTTTAAAAAAGGTGCTATATGCACCTTTTTATCGTAATTGACTATCTTTACTGCCACGCCGATTAAGCCCTTTAGAAAGTGCGCCTTTACCTTCTAGTTCAACTTGGCAGCTTACACAATACTTAACACCTGGTAACGCAAGTCTTCGTGCCTGTGGTATTGGTTCATCACATTCTTCACATAGCTCGGCACTGGCTCCAGAAACTAAGTTACTTCTAGCATATTGCACAGCATCATTAACGCTGGCGTCGATTTGATCTTGAATTGCACCATCGCGTGCCCATCCACTTGCCATATAACCTCCTATTTATTTGGACGTTTATATGTAACCTAACATAGGTGAAGTTTATTTAAGCTGAATATAAGAAAGGGAAAGATGCTAATAAAATTTAGGAGTTATTATATAAAATATTTAATTTTGAGATTTTAACTTCACTGAATAATTCTGAGGTAATAATAGAAATGCAGATAAATTGATTTTAGATATTTTTAGTAAAAGCTGTCTTACTAATAAATAGTAGGTGGCGTATCAAGAGATTTTCACTCTTTTTAAAGTTGCGGATAGAGAGTGCGCTGTCACACTGCTGTATATATTACTTAAAGTAAGTAAGTGGCGTCCCCAAGGGGATTCGAACCCCTGTTACCGCCGTGAAAGGGCGGTGTCCTAGGCCTCTAGACGATGGGGACACAGAATATGTGTCACTAGGACAACTGAATGGTTTGACTCGTTTCAGGCGAGCTGCTCAATAACACTGCACTTCCCTATTTAAAATAGGTAAGTGGCGTCCCCAAGGGGATTCGAACCCCTGTTACCGCCGTGAAAGGGCGGTGTCCTAGGCCTCTAGACGATGGGGACACAGAATATGTGTCACTAGGACAACTGAATGGTTTGACTCGTTTCAGGCGAGCTGCTCAATAACACTGCACTTCCCTATTTAAAATAGGTAAGTGGCGTCCCCAAGGGGATTCGAACCCCTGTTACCGCCGTGAAAGGGCGGTGTCCTAGGCCTCTAGACGATGGGGACACAGAATATGTGTCACTAGGACAACTGAATGGTTTGACTCGTTTCAGGCGAGCTGCTCAATAACACTTCACTTCCCTATTTAAAACAAGTAAGTGGCGTCCCCAAGGGGATTCGAACCCCTGTTACCGCCGTGAAAGGGCGGTGTCCTAGGCCTCTAGACGATGGGGACACAGAATATGTGTCACTAGGACAACTGAATGGTTTGACTCGTTTCAGGCGAGCTGCTCAATAACACTGCACTTCCCTATTTAAAATAGGTAAGTGGCGTCCCCAAGGGGATTCGAACCCCTGTTACCGCCGTGAAAGGGCGGTGTCCTAGGCCTCTAGACGATGGGGACGCAGAAATTGATTTGCAAATCACTGATTTGCTATTTCTGCGTAAGATGAGCCGAGCCTGCGAGGCGAATGGCATTATCTTCTCAGAAACATTTTCTGTGTCACTAGGACAACTGAATGGTTTGACTCGTTTCAGGCGAGCTGCTCAATAACACTGCACTTCCCTATTTAAAATAGGTAAGTGGCGTCCCCAAGGGGATTCGAACCCCTGTTACCGCCGTGAAAGGGCGGTGTCCTAGGCCTCTAGACGATGGGGACACAGAATATGTGTCACTAGGACAACTGAATGGTTCGACTCGTTTCAGGCGAGCTGCTTAATAACACTGCACTTCCCTATTTAAAATAGGTAAGTGGCGTCCCCAAGGGGATTCGAACCCCTGTTACCGCCGTGAAAGGGCGGTGTCCTAGGCCTCTAGACGATGGGGACACAGAATATGTGTCACTAGGACAATCGATTAGTTTTACTCACATCCTGAGCTTTAAGGTAATGGCGTATAGTACAAATAAAGACTCGAGCTTTATGTGTTACGCTATTTTCTCGGTAAAACCGCCTTTAACTAAAAAGTTAAGTGGCGTCCCCAAGGGGATTCGAACCCCTGTTACCGCCGTGAAAGGGCGGTGTCCTAGGCCTCTAGACGATGGGGACACAGAAAACTGTTACCCTAGGACAAACACTAAAAATTGGTGGAGCTATGCGGGATCGAACCGCAGACCTCTTCGCTGCCAGCGAAGCGCTCTCCCAGCTGAGCTATAGCCCCAACTTATTCAATACGCTCGGTGATAATCACGTCGTGTATCGCTTAGTGCGGGGCGCATTCTATGCACCCCCCAAAATAAAGTCAACAGTTTTTTATGCGACATTATTTAAATGGTTTAAATTTCAACAAACTGGCTATCATACGTGCTAAAAAACAGATTTTCATACTAATTTAGATGTCATGTTGCGCTTTACGTTGTTGTACTCGCCACATGTATACGACTAAGTACCCTATTCAACCGATAATATGAGTTTGAATATGATTTAAAGGGTATACATTTATATGCAAATTAGCTTGGTGCTGTTTTACTACTAAAAAAGCGCTGTTCATTCGCATGTTAAACTTTAAGTAACTTTTTATTATCCGCTAATTTGTATCACGCAATACAATTATTGAAAGTTAGCCTTTTATTACATAAATATTTTATTGTTTATCCGACCACTAATGACATCTATTTAGTCTACGCCGCCGACTTTAAATAAACATTAAGCTTAACAATTGTTCGTTTAATATTAGTTTGTTGATAAAGTGAACACCGTTCGCACTGTATTGTTTATAAAAGCTTCACTCAGCACATTTTTATCATTCAAGTGTTGACACATTTGCAACTCTATCTATAATAGCGCCCCACAACAACGCAGCAATGTGGTGTTGTTTAGATGCGGGTGATTAGCTCAGTTGGGAGAGCATCGCCCTTACAAGGCGAGGGTCACTGGTTCAAGTCCAGTATCACCCACCACATTTTAATGTGTCGTATCTAAGATTCTATATGGGCGTTAGCTCAGTTAGAAAAAAGAGAGCTCACCGTTATTTACAAGTAACGGCAAGGTTCACTGGTTAAAGTCCAGTACTACTAAAATTTAATAGTAGCGTTTGAATTTATATGTGGGTGATTAGCTCAGTTGGGAGAGCATCGCCCTTACAAGGCGAGGGTCACTGGTTCAAGTCCAGTATCACCCACCACATATAAAACCTATTGTTATATTAATAGTGATATGTATTAAAATTGTAATATGGGTCGTTAGCTCAGTTACAAGAAATGAGAGCATCACCGCTATTTACAAGTAACGGCGAAGTTCACTGGTTAAAGTCCAGTACTATTTATTTTAATAGTAGCGTTTTAATTTATATGTGGGTGATTAGCTCAGTTGGGAGAGCATCGCCCTTACAAGGCGAGGGTCACTGGTTCAAGTCCAGTATCACCCACCACATATAAAATCTATTATTATGTTAATAGTGATTTGTATTAAAATTGTAATATGGGTCGTTAGCTCAGTTACAAGAAATGAGAGCATCACCGCTATTTACAAGTAACGGCGAAGTTCACTGGTTAAAGTCCAGTACTATTTATTTTAATAGTAGCGTTTTAATTTATATGTGGGTGATTAGCTCAGTTGGGAGAGCATCGCCCTTACAAGGCGAGGGTCACTGGTTCAAGTCCAGTACGACCCACCATTCTTTGAATGGTGCATATTACAAGATATCTAAATGGGTGATTAGCTCAGTTAGATAAAGAGAGCATCACCGCTATTTACAAGTAACGGCGAGGTTCACTGGTTGAAGTCCAGTACTATTTTTATAATAGTTTGTTTTGATTTATATGTGGGTGATTAGCTCAGTTGGGAGAGCATCGCCCTTACAAGGCGAGGGTCACTGGTTCAAGTCCAGTATCACCCACCACATATAAAACCTATTATTATGTTAATAGTCATGTGTAAATTTGTAATATGGGTCGTTAGCTCAGTTGGGAGAGCATCGCCCTTACAAGGCGAGGGTCACTGGTTCAAGTCCAGTATCACCCACCACATATAAAACCTATTATTATGTTAATAGTCATGTGTAAATTTGTAATATGGGTCGTTAGCTCAGTTGGGAGAGCATCGCCCTTACAAGGCGAGGGTCACTGGTTCAAGTCCAGTATCACCCACCACATATAAAACCTATTATTATGTTAATAGTCATGTGTAAATTTGTAATATGGGTCGTTAGCTCAGTTGGGAGAGCATCGCCCTTACAAGGCGAGGGTCACTGGTTCAAGTCCAGTATCACCCACCACATATAAAACCTATTATTATGTTAATAGTCATGTGTAAATTTGTAATATGGGTCGTTAGCTCAGTTGGGAGAGCATCGCCCTTACAAGGCGAGGGTCACTGGTTCAAGTCCAGTATCACCCACCACATATAAAACCTATTATTATGTTAATAGTCATGTGTAAATTTGTAATATGGGTCGTTAGCTCAGTTGGGAGAGCATCGCCCTTACAAGGCGAGGGTCACTGGTTCAAGTCCAGTATCACCCACCACATATAAAACCTATTATTATGTTAATAGTCATGTGTAAATTTGTAATATGGGTCGTTAGCTCAGTTGGGAGAGCATCGCCCTTACAAGGCGAGGGTCACTGGTTCAAGTCCAGTATCACCCACCACATATAAAACCTATTATTATGTTAATAGTCATGTGTAAATTTGTAATATGGGTCGTTAGCTCAGTTGGGAGAGCATCGCCCTTACAAGGCGAGGGTCACTGGTTCAAGTCCAGTATCACCCACCACATATAAAACCTATTATTATGTTAATAGTCATGTGTAAATTTGTAATATGGGTCGTTAGCTCAGTTGGGAGAGCATCGCCCTTACAAGGCGAGGGTCACTGGTTCAAGTCCAGTATCACCCACCACATATAAAACCTATTATTATGTTAATAGTCATGTGTAAATTTGTAATATGGGTCGTTAGCTCAGTTGGGAGAGCATCGCCCTTACAAGGCGAGGGTCACTGGTTCAAGTCCAGTATCACCCACCACATATAAAACCTATTATTATGTTAATAGTCATGTGTAAATTTGTAATATGGGTCGTTAGCTCAGTTGGGAGAGCATCGCCCTTACAAGGCGAGGGTCACTGGTTCAAGTCCAGTATCACCCACCACATATAAAACCTATTATTATGTTAATAGTCATGTGTAAATTTGTAATATGGGTCGTTAGCTCAGTTGGGAGAGCATCGCCCTTACAAGGCGAGGGTCACTGGTTCAAGTCCAGTATCACCCACCACATATAAAACCTATTATTATGTTAATAGTCATGTGTAAATTTGTAATATGGGTCGTTAGCTCAGTTGGGAGAGCATCGCCCTTACAAGGCGAGGGTCACTGGTTCAAGTCCAGTATCACCCACCACATATAAAACCTATTATTATGTTAATAGTCATGTGTAAATTTGTAATATGGGTCGTTAGCTCAGTTGGGAGAGCATCGCCCTTACAAGGCGAGGGTCACTGGTTCAAGTCCAGTATCACCCACCACATATAAAACCTATTATTATGTTAATAGTCATGTGTAAATTTGTAATATGGGTCGTTAGCTCAGTTGGGAGAGCATCGCCCTTACAAGGCGAGGGTCACTGGTTCAAGTCCAGTATCACCCACCACATATAAAACCTATTATTATGTTAATAGTCATGTGTAAATTTGTAATATGGGTCGTTAGCTCAGTTGGGAGAGCATCGCCCTTACAAGGCGAGGGTCACTGGTTCAAGTCCAGTATCACCCACCACATATAAAACCTATTATTATGTTAATAGTCATGTGTAAATTTGTAATATGGGTCGTTAGCTCAGTTGGGAGAGCATCGCCCTTACAAGGCGAGGGTCACTGGTTCAAGTCCAGTATCACCCACCACATATAAAACCTATTATTATGTTAATAGTCATGTGTAAATTTGTAATATGGGTCGTTAGCTCAGTTGGGAGAGCATCGCCCTTACAAGGCGAGGGTCACTGGTTCAAGTCCAGTATCACCCACCACATATAAAACCTATTATTATGCTAATAGTCATGTTTTAAAGTTGTAATATGGGTCGTTAGCTCAGTTGGGAGAGCATCGCCCTTACAAGGCGAGGGTCACTGGTTCAAGTCCAGTACGACCCACCATTCTTTGAATGGTGCATATTACAAAAATCTAAATCCTCCAGTATCACCTTCCATTTTAATATTCATTATCCTCCACTCCTTTAGTTCACGTTCAGTATTAATTGCCATTTAGAAATTCGTTATCAAGCAATTCTTCGGTTTCAAAAGATCAGTATTACCAATCACATGCTAAAAACCTATCTTCCGAGTTTTATTATCTCCAAAATCATTTTGTTTAAACTTACTTTATTACGCGTGCTATCCATTTACTTTAAATGGGTTTTTAGCTCTTTTAAGATAAAAATATAAACCTTTAGAATTAATTTGCTTAATAAGCTCTCATCTTCGAAGCGAATCTTTAAATTACCTTGTAAGCGTCTAAACTGTTGATTATAGTCTGTGTTAAATTCAATTACGCTTAAGCCAATGTCTAAAAATATTTTTAATGAAGCAAAAATACTGATTGTAGAGGAGCAGCCACTTGCTCAAAGCTACATGAAACAGTCGCTCGAAAAAATTGGCTTTGGACATATGCGTTTTGCAGATCATGCTCTAGCGGCAAAAGAACAATGCTTACATGAAGAATTTGACTTGGTAATTTGCTCTTTTAATCTAAGCAAACGCCAAGATGGCTACCAGCTTTATGAAGAATTACGCGCTAAAGCATTAATAAAACACTCTACTGGGTTTATTTTTACATCTGCGGAAACTAGCGGAGAGTTAGTTCACAGTGTGTTAGAACTTCAACCCGATGACTTTTTAGTAAAACCTTTCTCTGTACAAGAGCTAAGAGTGCGCATAGAGCGTATTCTCAAACGCAAAAGCGACTTAAAAGCTATATACACTTTAATTGATGATGATAACCAGTCTAAAGCATTAAAACAAATTAATGCTCAGCTTGATAAAAGTAATAAATACAGCCCTATTCTGCTTAGATTAAAAGGTAATATTTTACTGGCGCTAAAACAAAACCAAGAAGCGAAAGACTTTTTTAAATCAGTTTTGAATATTCAAAAGTTTGCATGGGCAAAAGTAGGATTGGTAGAAGCCTTAATTGCTAACAATGAGCATATTTTGGCTCAACGCATGCTTAAAACAATGCTTGAACGTAATGAAACTCGACTAGTTGCATTAGACTTATTAGGGCGTTTAGAAATAAAATTAAACCAGTTTGAGTTAGCTCAAGAGTTTTTAAGTCAAGCAGCCCATATTGCCCCGCGTAATATAGACCGTCAAAAGTCACTGAACAGCGTATCGCTCATTAATAGAGATTATGAAACCAGCTACTTAACTCAAAAGGATATTGCCACTTTTGCTAAGTACTCTATGCATGATAGCCCAGACATTTATTTAAATGCCGCTCGTGCTGGGATTGATTTTGCACTAACCACAGATCAAACTGACCAAATAAACAGAATTTCCCGTCAAACAAATAAATATATTAATGAGCTAAAAACACAATTCCCAACCAGTAATGCACAAACTCAAATCGATGTGCTCAATGCGCGCCTTTATTATTTAAAAGATGAACATAAAAAAGCGAAACAGTTGATTGAACAACTTGATGACAGCGATACTCAAATACGTTCAGTCGATGGTGCCCTAGATAAAGCAAAAGCATTACATGAATTAGGTTTTCATCAGAAGGCGCAAGCGCTATTTAGCCAAATTATTGATCATTGCGAACGCCACCCAAGTAGGAGCGACGCGACGTACTTGCGTTATATACAGCAACAGCAAAGTGAAAGACGTGATATTAAAATGGGGCCGAAGGAACTTAACAATCATGCAGTTAAACAGTTTGAGCGTGGCCAGTTAAATGTTGCTTTAGAGGCATTCAGCCAAGCCTTTAGGGTCATGCCACACAACCCAAGTATCGCACTTAACTTATTACAGTGTTTAGTGGATAAATCAAAAAAACAGGGGGGCTCTTTCAATAGTCTATTGGCTCAAAAGTGCTTTAAACTATTAAAAAAATCACCCTTAGCAGAAGAGCAATCAGAGCGGTTCGATAAACTACTTCAGATTGCTAAAGAAATGAAACTAGAGATTAGCTAGGGCCTGTTGACATTTGCGGATTAAAATTTGTTCAAGCAAGGGACGATTTAATCGCGGCGTGAGGTTTGTAACCTAGTGGGCTCGATAACTGCTCCTGTGTTATTCTACTGGCTTACATCCATGTAAGAATAAGTAAAAGCCGAGCAAAGCTTCCGCGTCCTGCTCACGCCCCTTACCTACATCCATGTAGGCAACAAAGAGTTAATCGTCCCTTGGCAGAACCCTTTGGGCAGCGCCTGTTTGGAATTGATGCTCCGTTATCGCCCATTTATGGGGAATAACCACACCACATAGGCTCTGCCTTGCCTAAATACCAAACAGACTGCTGCAAATTTAACCTTGAAAGGCCAACAGGCCCTAGAGCTTTTTCATTGCCAGTGCGTTTACACAGTAGCGCAAGCCGGAAGGAAGTGGGCCATCAGGGAAAATATGCCCTAAGTGCGCATCACACACATTACAAACAACTTCAACTCGCTCCATGCCATGGCTGTTATCCATTACATACCCTATCGCATCAACCGTTGCAGGTTGTGTAAATGAAGGCCATCCTGTGCCACTATCAAACTTTTCATCCGCATCAAACAGTAGGTTGTCACAACACACACACACGTACTTTCCCGGTTCTAATAGTGTGCAACTAGTTGAACTATTTGGGCGCTCTGTGCCTTTTTTACGGGTCACGTAATATTGCTCTTCGTTTAACAGTTCACGCCATTGCTGATCTGTTTTAACTACTTTTTGAACCGGAGTCGGATTGCCATGGTTGGCAAAATTAACAATATCATTCCATTTCAACATAACAACCTCATTGCGTTATTAATTTGCTTCATACTAAGCCACAATCATGGGCTGACAGCCTATCATTACGTCTGTGGCTAATACCACGATCAACGCTATTTAAACACTATACGGTGCTTCTCTGTTGCTGTAAGTATACGGCTTATATAAGCGTGTAATTGAGCTTGACTACCAGGAATACTCACGCTTAATTGCCTGTCATTATTACTATGCACTATTAGCTCATCGTCTTTTATCTCTATTGACTCAATATTGCTGATGACTAACCAATGCGGGCCATTCTTTTTATCAAACAACCCGGTTAAACTAAAAACAAACAAATGCTGCGCATCACGCTGAATAAAGTTACGCAGCGGGTTACGCATTTTAAATAACGGCGTTAACCGGTAACAGCACGAACAAAATACCACTATCCACAATAGCAATATCCCTTTAAACCAAATATGTTCGCCTAATGATAAAAAATAGCCAACGCAGATAAGAATCAGCCCTATAAAGGCCACTACTTGCGCTATTTTTTTATTAATAGTGTGCATAATCTCTTACTTTTTATCGGTTGCTTTTTCTGTCGGCTCGGGCCAATCACTAAAAAAAACACTTAAATAACGACTTTTTGCCAAATACCACAATACCCACAATACAATCACCATTTGTATGGCTAAAAACAGTGAAAAGCGATAATGGCTATGTGCCGCCTGGATACTTAACCACGACAAGTCTATTAGCGCGCAAGTAATAAGTGGCCAACGCATGTATCGCCAAACACGCGCTAACCGTTTCGTAGCTTGATGCGAGTCTCTGGGTCTGCGTAAACAAAACAAAATAGTGGGTACAATTGCCACAGCACCAATCGCTATGGCAATAAAAAAATCATTTTTTGATTTAAAAAACAATGACATTAGATCAAGTTCAGGACGACGGCTCAGCGCGGCAATCACCCAAATAAAATAGGCCCGCAGTAACACTAAAATACTCAAATGAAACGCTATTGGCGTACGATAGCTGCCATATTTATCCCAGTATTCAGGTCCATAACGGCTCACAACTGGTTTTTCCTATCGGCAATAGTGCCCAAAATAAAAAATGCAGCTAATAATGTGAGCCCCAACCACTTAGTACCAAAAAACAGTAAGGCTTTAGTTAGCAGTGGGCTTAACCACACCACTAATAAACCAAACCCAAAC contains:
- a CDS encoding serine hydrolase domain-containing protein, with product MIQLKNKKALTLLRIAALIVTLTSIYIFAPWQFALYYFHPLPANVQAQTQEAIEQGVDGIIVYIHKQGLQPEYFTNGWHNREHKIPAYPSALFKIGSIRKLYDAAALTKLSAAGRIDVDKTLADYLPSLIGRIENADKITLRMMVKHKSGIPNYTDTDNFDWSITYPDPLALVLDKPADFSPDADYGYSNTNYLLLRKIMSNVLGYDHNQYIKDEILTPLGLTHTFSSVHEINLVDLMSGYYVGYENDFKALDQGYVATAQDVGDFIFALNKGTFFDEQEQALYASLYKYEHTGWVLGYSSIARYYKDIDTVVVQFINTNGDDTVMLTEIIYNRIIDILTAQQ
- a CDS encoding response regulator; translation: MSKNIFNEAKILIVEEQPLAQSYMKQSLEKIGFGHMRFADHALAAKEQCLHEEFDLVICSFNLSKRQDGYQLYEELRAKALIKHSTGFIFTSAETSGELVHSVLELQPDDFLVKPFSVQELRVRIERILKRKSDLKAIYTLIDDDNQSKALKQINAQLDKSNKYSPILLRLKGNILLALKQNQEAKDFFKSVLNIQKFAWAKVGLVEALIANNEHILAQRMLKTMLERNETRLVALDLLGRLEIKLNQFELAQEFLSQAAHIAPRNIDRQKSLNSVSLINRDYETSYLTQKDIATFAKYSMHDSPDIYLNAARAGIDFALTTDQTDQINRISRQTNKYINELKTQFPTSNAQTQIDVLNARLYYLKDEHKKAKQLIEQLDDSDTQIRSVDGALDKAKALHELGFHQKAQALFSQIIDHCERHPSRSDATYLRYIQQQQSERRDIKMGPKELNNHAVKQFERGQLNVALEAFSQAFRVMPHNPSIALNLLQCLVDKSKKQGGSFNSLLAQKCFKLLKKSPLAEEQSERFDKLLQIAKEMKLEIS
- a CDS encoding DUF2919 domain-containing protein, encoding MSRYGPEYWDKYGSYRTPIAFHLSILVLLRAYFIWVIAALSRRPELDLMSLFFKSKNDFFIAIAIGAVAIVPTILFCLRRPRDSHQATKRLARVWRYMRWPLITCALIDLSWLSIQAAHSHYRFSLFLAIQMVIVLWVLWYLAKSRYLSVFFSDWPEPTEKATDKK
- the msrB gene encoding peptide-methionine (R)-S-oxide reductase MsrB — protein: MLKWNDIVNFANHGNPTPVQKVVKTDQQWRELLNEEQYYVTRKKGTERPNSSTSCTLLEPGKYVCVCCDNLLFDADEKFDSGTGWPSFTQPATVDAIGYVMDNSHGMERVEVVCNVCDAHLGHIFPDGPLPSGLRYCVNALAMKKL
- the gloA gene encoding lactoylglutathione lyase — encoded protein: MRLLHTMLRVADLDKSIAFYTQVLGMKELRRADNEEYRYTLAFVGYGDETDTTVLELTYNWDTDSYDLGNAYGHIAIEFDDIYKACADIKAAGGNVSREPGPVKGGTTEIAFVKDPDGYSIELIQKKENMNKF
- a CDS encoding DksA/TraR family C4-type zinc finger protein → MASGWARDGAIQDQIDASVNDAVQYARSNLVSGASAELCEECDEPIPQARRLALPGVKYCVSCQVELEGKGALSKGLNRRGSKDSQLR